The Sorangiineae bacterium MSr11954 DNA segment CGCGGCGGGCGGCGGGGCGTCCGCGGTGGATCGCCGGATGGGTGTATGCCACGACTCCCCCGCCATTTGGGTCGATGATGCGCTCGCGCGAACCGAGTACCTCAGCGCCCACTACCGCGATTTCCGGTTTCCGCCGCATATGCACGAGACGTTCGCCATCGGCGTGATTGAATGCGGCGGGCAACGCTTTCGCCCCGAGCGGCGAAGCGCGCTGGTGATGCCCGCGGGCACGCTCTGCGTCATCAACCCTGGCGTGGTTCACGAGGGTCGGGCGGCCACGGAGGGCGGTTGGGGCTACCGCATGTTTTATCCGAGCGAAGCGCTGGTCGCGCGCGCGCTGGCCGGCGAAGACGCGCGCCCGCGCCACCTTCGCTTCCCGGCGCACGTCATCGACGATCGCGCGCTGTTCGCCGAGTTCTCGGAGCTGCATGCGGCGTCGCGCCACGGCGCGATCGCCCTCGAGCGCGAGGTGCGGCTCATCGCGTTTCTCCATCGGCTCTTCGCACGCCATGCCGATTCGGATCGCACCGAGCCGGAGGTGGCGGGAGCGCGCGTAGCGTCGGTGATCCGCGATTGCATCCTCGACGAGAGCGCCAACGATATTCGCGTCGCCCACCTGGCCGCCGAGGCGGGTGTGTCCGAGGCCCACGCCATCCGCAGCTTCTCCAAGGTCATGGGTATGCCGCCCCATGCTTTTCTCATCGCCGTGCGGGTCGAGCGAGCAAAATCCATGATCCGGGCCGGGCTCCGGCTCGCCGAGGTGGCTTCGTCCACCGGATTTTTCGATCAGAGCCAGATGACGCACCACTTCCGACGTCTGACGGGGATCACCCCCGGCCGCTACGCGCGCGAGACACATGGTGCGCGCGAGCCGCACGGCGCGAACGTCGCGCGCGGCAGGTGAGCGCGTTGAGCGGCGCACGGCGCGAACGTCGCGTCAGGTTTCGCCAAGAGCGGCGGAGGATGCATCGCTAGCTTCCGCGTCCGGAGTGCAACCCATCGGACGAGGACGCGAACATGGCATACAACGGAATCATCTCGCTGATCAGCGACACGGAGACGAGGCCCACCCAAGCGATGCGGCGGGCGATGGCCGGCGCGGAGGTCGGCGACGAGCAAAAAGGCGAAGATCCCACCGTCAACCAGCTGCAAGAGCGGGTGGCGGACCTGCTCGGCAAAGAGGCGGCCCTCTGGTTCCCGGGCGGGACCATGTGCAACTTCGTCGCAATTCGGGTCCACACCCGACCCGCCGACGCCATCCTCGCCGATGGGATGGCCCATATCGTTCGCGCCGAGTCGGCCGGCGCGGCGTTCAGCTCGGGGGTGCTCATCGAGCCCATCGCCAGCGAGCGTGGCATCTTCGGGCCGGCGCAGCTCGACGAGGCTTTGGCGCGCATCGCCACGGCGCCGCCGCCTTACGGACCGCCCCCTCGCCTCCTTTGCGTCGAGCAGACGCACAATTTCGGCGGCGGCGCCGTATGGCGTTCGAACGAGCTCGCGGAGCTCTCCGCGCACGCCCGAGCACGCGGTCTGGCCCTGCACATGGATGGTGCGCGCTTGAT contains these protein-coding regions:
- a CDS encoding AraC family transcriptional regulator gives rise to the protein MGVCHDSPAIWVDDALARTEYLSAHYRDFRFPPHMHETFAIGVIECGGQRFRPERRSALVMPAGTLCVINPGVVHEGRAATEGGWGYRMFYPSEALVARALAGEDARPRHLRFPAHVIDDRALFAEFSELHAASRHGAIALEREVRLIAFLHRLFARHADSDRTEPEVAGARVASVIRDCILDESANDIRVAHLAAEAGVSEAHAIRSFSKVMGMPPHAFLIAVRVERAKSMIRAGLRLAEVASSTGFFDQSQMTHHFRRLTGITPGRYARETHGAREPHGANVARGR